The DNA region TGACCTCGAGGCTCTCAGCCGTTTCGCCGAGAAATTCGCCGATCAGTTCGTCCATGAGGCTTCAGTCCCCGATTGGTAGATGCAACCCGTCGGGACCAAAGCTGTCATGTCACGGTTAATGGAAGGTTGGACGCGCTGAATAGAACATTACGCGGATTTCAGGCCGCCTCGCGCGCCATCGGGGCGATGAGGGCGGTGAACACGGCCCGGTCCTCGCCGACCTCGACGCCCGCACGCCCGCCGTGCTCGCGCGCGATCAGCCCGGCATAGTAGGGCTGAACCGAACGGCCGTCGAAACCGCTCTCCGGCGCGCGGCCGGACATGGCGGTGACATAGGCGTCCTCCAGGCGCACCTTTGGCCCGGCGGAGACGATCTTCAGCCGCGCGCCGCCGTCGGAGGCGGCCGCCTCGATCGTCACCGTCCCGCCCCGCGGCAGGGAGTCCACCGCGAGCCAGACGAGATTCATCAGCACGCGCGCGGCCGGCTTTTCCAGCCCTGCCGCATCGCTCTTCCAGACGAGCTCTGCGCGCGCGTCCTGGAACATGGCGTCGGCGAGGCGCCGGATCTCGGCCATGTCGATGACGGCGGGCTTCGAGCCGCCCGCGCCGAAGGCGAGACGGCAGTATTCCAGCTTCGCCCGGGCCTGGCGCGCGCCGGTGCGCACCAGTTCGATCGCGTCCTCGCGCATGTCCTCTGCACGATCGTCGTCGAGCACGGACAAGGCCGCGCCGAGCGCACTGATCGGCGAGACGAGATCGTGGCACAGGCGCGCCGCGACGAGCGCGGCGAGGTCGGAGGCGGAGGGTGTGTCGGTCTGGCTCATGGGGAAAGGGTTATCTGATTCTTTGTCGCCGTATGGTTAACGCGACGAACGCCGGCGCGCATCAGACATCGCTGTCGATATCGTCATAGCCTCGCCGGCTGGAGAAGAAGACCAGGGCCATCAGTCCGCCGCCGAGCGCGAGGCTGAGGATCACACCCAGCGCCAGCGCGAGCCAGCCATGGCCGCTCATCGTCGTTTCCACCTGCGTGAAGGACTGTACGGCGAACCAGACGGAGGCGGCGAGAAACGCCGTCAGCACGGCGATGAGAAGCGCGATCTTCATTGAATGTCCGTGGCCTTTGGCAGCGGGCGGCGGCACGCCTCCTCTGGGGTTTCAACGTTCACAGCTCCTTAACGCGCATGCGGCTGGTATGGAAAGCCGCAGCGGCCCTGGTGCATCGGAAGCTGCAAGATGTGTCTCGTTCTGATATAGGCACGAGGCGGTGCCGTAATCAGGGGGAGATCACGGCCCGGTTCTTGCCTGTTTCAGGATTGAGCAGCAACGCCGGGTTCCGGCGCAGCCATTTCGAGGGATGCCAAGTTCGCCATGTCCGGTTTCGACGTCCGCCTCGCAGACGCCTACCGCTCCCGCGCGCTGACCTTCTTCTCCACCGTCGGTGTGGGGCTCGCCCTGGTCTTCGTGCTCGTGTTCAATCGCGGCGATACCGGCACGGATGCCGAGGCCGCCGCGCCGAGTACCGGGCCGCAGGCCGAGAGCGTGCTCGCCGAAGGAGGCGAACCCGAGTTCCTGCTGCGCACCGGCCGCGACCTCATCCGCGCCGAGCACGCCGTGTTCACGACGCTCGCGGCGCCGAGCGTTGAGTCCGACCGGGTGCGCGTGCGGTCCGGCCAGACCTTCGCGAGCGTGCTGGACGATGCCGGCGCCGGCCGCGTCGAGGCTGCGCGTGCGATCGCCGCGCTCGAGAGCTATTTCCCCGCCCGCCAGCTGCGCGCCGGCCAGGAGCTGAACGTCTATTTCGAGACCGTCGCCGACGAGACCGGCGAGGAGGTCCGCCAGTTCGCCGGCCTGTCCTTCCGTCCCGACGTGGAGCGTACGCTGACCGTCGCGCGCACCGCCGACGGCCAGTTCCGCGCCCGCGAGGCGACGGTGGAGTTCGAGCGCCAGATGGTGCGCGCGCAAGGCGCGATCACGACGAGCCTCTACGAGGCCGCGCTCGATCTCGGCGCGACCGACAAGATCATCTACGACCTCGCCAACGTGCTCGGCTTCGCGGTCGATTTCCGCACCGTCCAGGAAGGCGACACGTTCGACATCGTCTTCGAACGCTTCGTCAATGCCAGGGGCGAGACCGCGCGCACCGGGGAGATCGTCTACATCGCCTTCGACGGGCGCGGCGATCCGCTGGAGTATTTCCGCTACACCACGCCGGACGGCGAGGTCGGCTACTACACCGGCGAGGGCGAGAGCGCGCAGCGCCTGCTGATGAAGACCCCGATCAACGGCGCGCGCCTGTCCTCCCATTTCGGACGGCGCTTCCACCCGATCCTGCAGACCAGCCGCCCGCACAACGGCACCGACTTCGCCGCGCCGACAGGCACGCCGATCATGGCGGCCGGCAACGGCATCGTGGAACGCGCCGACCGCTACGGCTCGTTCGGCAACTATATCCGCATCCGTCACGCCAACGGCTACAAGACGGCCTATGCGCACCTGAACGGCTTCGCGCGCGGCATCCGCGCCGGCACGCGCGTCACCCAGGGCCAGACGATCGGCTATGTGGGCACGACGGGGCGTTCGACCGGCCCGCATCTGCATTACGAGGTCCACCTCAACGGCCGCCCGGTCAACCCGATGAGCCTGGAGCTGCCCACCGGCCGCCGCCTCACCGAAGCCGAGCTGCCTCTCTTCATCGCCGAGCGCGACCGCATCGCGGCGGTGCGCGACGGCGCCCCGGCGGCGAGCGATCCGATCGAACGCGAGCCGGTCCTGGTGGCACAGAACCGGGCCGGCTCGGGCGGGGCAGGCCGCGGCGAAACGCCGTCGGACTGAGAGCCCTCCGCCACTTACCCCTGACCGGTTGCAGGGAAGACGCGCTCGCCGGCGCGCGCTAGGCTTCGGCCGTCACGGGCAGGTGGAGACGGCGCGCATGACCGCAATCAGGACGGTTCTCGTAACCAACGCCTCCGGCTATGCCGGACCGGGCGCCGTCGGCGCCCTGCTGGAGGCTGGCTTCCGGGTGCTGGCTCATGACGCGTCGTTCGGCGATCCCGCGTCGTGGCGCGCCTTCGCCGGCGAACGCGAGAACCTCGAGCCGCTGAGCGAGACCGAGCCGGAAGCCGTGGTCTCGGCCGCGTTCGAACGCGCCGACCGACTCGACGCGATCGTCAGCAACGACCACCATCCAGCCCCGTCGCGCCCTCCCGGGAGCGCGCCCATCGAGGCGCTGCGCGACAACCAGTACAAGCTCGTCGAATTCCCCTTCCGGCTGATCCGCGCAGCGCTTCCGTCGCTGCGCGCGCAGGGGGGCGCGAATGTCGTGATGATCACGTCCAACCGTGACCGGCTGCCGCTGCAGGGCGGGGCATTTCCCGACGCGACGCGCGCCGCAGCCAACGCACTGGTACGCTCGCTCGCGGTCGATCTCGCGCCGGATCGGATCACGGTGAACGCGGTGGCACCCAACTTCCTTTACAGCGAGCAGTTCTACCCGGCCGCCTTCTACAAGCGGAGCGAGGCGGGCCGCGACTATGTGCGCCGCAGCGTCGCCACCGGGCAACTGGCCGAGCCGGAGGAGATCGGCGAACTCATCGTCTTTCTCGCGAGCGCGAAGACGCGCTTTCTCACCGGCGCGGTGATCGACTTCTCCGGCGGCTGGCCCTTCGGTCCACCGAGGCCGACGGGATGAGGCGGGCTGCCTGCTCGATTGCGTGAGACGAACGCCCTGCCGGCAGCGAAAAGGGCCCGGCATCACCGCCGGGCCCTCTCCGGAGCTTACTGGATCACCGCCTCGGCCGGCGGCCGCGCATTGCGGCTCACCGCGCGGCCGTTGACCGTGAGGGCCCCGGCCTCGGCGGAGACGTGGATGGTTTCACCATCGTGCAGCGTCCCGTCGAGGATGAGCCGCGCGAGCGGGTCCTGCAGCTCCTTCTGGATCACGCGCTTGAGCGGGCGCGCGCCATAGGCCGGATCGTAGCCCTTCTCGGCGAGCCACTCGCGGGCCGCCTCGTCGAGCTCGATCGTCATGTCGCGATCCTTCAGCAGGCGCTCCAGGCGCTGCAGCTGGATGTCGACGATCGCGCCCATGTGCTCCTTCTCGAGGCGGCGGAACAGGATGATCTCGTCGATCCGGTTCAGGAATTCCGGACGGAAGGCCGAGCGCACCGCGTTCATGACGCTGTCGCGCGCCTCCTCCACGTCGCCGGAGAGCAGGAATTCCGAGCCCAGGTTGGAGGTCATGATCAGGATGGTGTTCCTGAAATCGACCGTGCGTCCCTGGCCGTCGGTCAGCCGCCCGTCATCGAGCACCTGCAGGAGGATGTTGAAGACGTCCGGATGGGCCTTCTCCACCTCGTCGAACAGCACGACCTGGTAGGGCCGGCGCCGCACGCTCTCGGTGAGCGCCCCGCCCTCCTCGTAGCCGACATAGCCCGGAGGCGCGCCGATCATGCGGCTGACGGCGTGCTTCTCCATGTATTCGGACATGTCCAGCCGGGTGATCGCCGTCTCGTCGTCGAACAGGAATTCGGCAAGCGCCTTCGTCAGCTCGGTCTTGCCCACGCCCGTGGGGCCGAGGAAAAGGAAGGAGCCGATCGGGCGGTTGGGATCCTTCAGGCCTGCGCGCGAGCGGCGCACGGCATCGGACACCGCTTCTAGCGCCTCGTCCTGGCCGACCACGCGGCGGGTGAGGTTATCCTCCATCCTGAGGAGCTTCTCGCGTTCGCCCTCGAGCATCTTCTCGACCGGCACGCCGGTCCAGCGGCTGACGACCGAGGCGATCTGCTCCTCGTCGACGAGTTCCTTGACGATCGCCCCCTTGCCGTTGGTGCGGCCTTCGTCCTCGGCGGCCTCGGCCTCCCTGATGCGGCGCTCCAGTTCGGGAATGCGGCCGTACTTGATCTCGGACGCCCGGGCGAGATCGCCGCGGCGCTCGGCATCGGCGAGCTCGGCGCGCAGCCGGTCGAGCTCTTCCTTGACCTCGGTCGCCGAGGCGAGCTTCTCCTTCTCCGCGCGCCAGGCGGCCGTGAGCTCGGCCGAGCGGCTTTCCAGCTCGGCGAGTTCCTTCTTCAGGGTCTCCAGGCGCTTCCTGCTGGCCTCGTCATTCTCCTTCTTGAGCGCCTCGGCCTCGATCTTCAGCTGGATGATGCGCCGGTCGAGCTCGTCGAGTTCCTCCGGCTTGCTATCAACCTGCATGCGCAGGCGCGCCGCGGCCTCGTCCATCAGGTCGATGGCCTTGTCGGGCAGGAAGCGGTCGGTGATGTAGCGGTTCGACAGTGTCGCGGCCGCCACGATCGCGCCGTCCGCGATGCGCACGCCGTGATGGACCTCGTACTTCTCCTTGAGCCCGCGCAGGATGGAGATCGTGTCCTCGACCGTCGGCTCGTCGACGAAGACGGGCTGGAAGCGGCGCGCCAGCGCGGCGTCCTTTTCCACGTGCTTCTTGTACTCGTCGAGCGTCGTCGCACCGACGCAGTGCAGCTCGCCGCGCGCCAGGGCGGGCTTGAGGAGGTTGGACGCGTCCATCGCGCCGTCAGTCTTTCCCGCGCCCACGAGGGTGTGCATCTCGTCGATGAACAGGATGATCTTGCCTCCGGCCGCCTCGATCTCGGACAGCACGGCCTTGAGGCGCTCCTCGAACTCGCCGCGATATTTCGCGCCGGCGATGAGCGAGCCCATGTCGAGGGCGAGCAGTTTCTTGTCCTTGAGGCTCTCGGGCACGTCGCCATTGACGATCCGAAGCGCGAGTCCCTCGGCGATCGCCGTCTTGCCGACGCCGGGCTCGCCGATCAGCACCGGATTGTTCTTGGTGCGCCGCGACAGCACCTGCACGGTGCGCCGGATCTCCTCGTCACGCCCGATCACGGGATCGAGCTTGCCGGCCCGCGCGGCCTCGGTGAGGTCGCGGGCGTATTTCTTCAGTGCGTCATAGCCTTCCTCGGCCGACTGGCTGTCCGCGGTGCGGCCCTGGCGCAGATCGTTGATCGCGGTGTTGAGGCCCTGCGGGGTGAGTCCGGCCTGCTTGAAGATGTCGACGACCTTGGTCCCCGACACGATGGACAGGGCCTGCAGGATGCGCTCGGCGGTGACGTACTGGTCGCCGGCTTTCCTGGCGGCCTGCTCGGCGGTGTCGAACACCTCGCCGGTCTTCGGCGAGAGATAGAGCTGGCCCGAGCCGCCCTCGACCTTCGGCAACGCGTCGAGCGCACGGTCGGTGAGGTCGGCCACCTGCTCGGGGCGTGCGCCGGCGGCGCGGATGAGGTTGACGGCCAGCCCGGCCTCGTCCTCCAGCAGCGCCTTCAGCACATGCTCTGGCGCGAATTGCTGATGCTTCATGCGGGAGGCGAGGCCTTGCGCGCTCTGCAGCACCTGCCGGGCCCGGTCGGTATACTTTTCGATATCCATGTCGGTTCAGTCCCCTGGATTCTGACAGCGAGACAGGCGGACGGTCGCCTTCTTGGAAGCACGAACGATGCCGCCGTTCGAGCCTTCAGTTAGGTGTGACTTTCTGAGCACACAAGGTTGGCGGCGCGGATTTTTCGGGAACAATCCGCTGCCTGCCCTGGCGGGCTGGACCGGACGAGCCATGGCTCCGCGGCAGAGAGCGGCGCGGCGGGCGGCCCGGACCCGCGGTCCGCGCGGCCCACGGCTGGAGAACGACTTCGCTGATGACAGTCAACGCAAACGAAAACGCCCCGGCGCGGCGGCCGGGGCGTGATCGTGTCCATGGCGCAACGGCGTTACGCCGCCTCGCTGTCCTTGTCCCCGCCCGAGCCGGTCGAGCCTTCGCCGTCGCCGACCTTGTCGAGAGCCTCTTGCGCGGCCTTGTCGGTGCGCGGCTTTCTGGGGGCGCGGGGCTTGCGCTTGGGCGTGTCCTGCGCGGTCAGCTCGCTGCCGCCGCTCTGGGCCTCGCCCTCACCTTCCGGGTTGACGATCGCCAGCGGGTCGGAGGCGTCCACCGCGTCTTCCTTGCGGCGGCGACCCCGCCGTCCGCGGCCCTCGGACCTGTCCTCGGACCGGTCGGATCGGTCGTCCTCATCATCCTGAGCATCGCCGGAGCGGGGCGGGCTCTCGCCACCGCGTCCGCGATCGCGATCGCGATCGCCGCGGCGCCGATCGTCCCGGTCCTGACGGTCGCCACGATCCTCGCGGCGCTCGTCCTGGCGGAAGGACTGGTCGCCCTGGCCGCGCTGGTCCTGGCCGCGCTGGTCGTGCTGGCCGCGCTGGTCCTGTTGACCGCGCTGGTCCTGCTGGCCGCGCTGGTCGCCGGACGGCTCGCCGTCCTGGCGCTCGTCGCGCCGGGGCTGGTTGGCCTGCACGATACGGAAATAGTGCTCGGCATGCTGGTAGTAGTTCTCCGCCATCACGCGGTCGCCCGAGGAGGACGCATCGCGCGCGAGCTGGAGGTATTTCTCGTAGATCGTCGAGGCGTTGCCCCGGATCTTGACGTCCGGCCCGTTGCTCTCGAACGACCGGTTCTGCTGGTTGCCGCTGGACTTGCGTCCGCGCCCGCGTTGTCGCTTCATGTTGTGAAACCTGACCTTCTTGCCGGTATTGCCTGCGGCTGCTCACGAAATCGGCGCTTGTACAGTTCAAGCCCCGCTCGCCGGCACCGGCGCGTATCCGCCGGCTGTATCCGATGATCGTGAGGGCCGATCCTCCGGCAGACCGCTTGCTAATATAGCCGCAGCAGCCCCGCTGCGGCGTGCCGTCTCTACCGGGTTCGTGTTGTAAAGTAGCGTCAACACCCCCCTGATTCCAACCCCTCGTGTGCAAATATTCGCGCCTGCACCAAGTTTCTGGCCTGTCAGCCGAAATCGAACACGATCGCGCGATGCCGGCCGGCGAGGTCGCGGCGAAGCTCCGCGCGCCCGGCGCCGGCCTCGCGGGCGAGGGCGAGCACCGCTTCGCCCTGGTCGAAGCCGATCTCGAACACGCCGGTTCCGCCCGCGCCCAGCAGCCTGCGCGCTTCGGCGAAGAGGCGGGGATACGGATCGAGCCCGTCCGCCCCGCCGTCGAGCGCCAGGCGCGGCTCGTGATCCTTTACCTCCGGGTCCAGCGTGTCGATCACCGAGCTCGCGATATAGGGCGGGTTGGAGACGATGAGATCGAAGCGGCCGCCCACGCCGTCCGCCCAGGAGGTTCCCACGAAGGCGATTCGCGACGCGAGCCCGTGCCGCGCGGCATTCTCGCGCGCCACCGCAAGCGCAGCCGGGCAGAGATCGGTCGCCACCGCCCGCGCATGGGACAGTTCGCTCAGCAGGGCGAGCGCGATGGCGCCCGAGCCGGTCGCGATATCGAGGATGCGCAGCGGCGCGGAGCGATCCGTGGCGGCCTCGAGCGCCACCTCCACGACCGTCTCGGTATCGGCGCGCGGGGTGAGCACGTCGGGCGTGACCTTCAGGTCGAGCGTCCAGAAGGGCTGGCTGCCGAGAATGTGGGAGAGCGGTTCGCGCGCGAGCCGGCGCGCGAGCAGGGCGTCGAGCGCGGCGCGCTCCGACTCGCCGATCTCCTGCTCGGGCCGGGCGGCGAGATCGCTGCGCTCGAGGCCCGCCGCGGCGAGGATGAGCTGGCGCGCCTCGAACGCGGCGTCTTCGATCCCCGCCGCTTCGAGCCGTCCGCGGACGCAGCGAAGGGCCTCCGCGCGGGTCAATGGCCGGTCGGGGCCGTGCCCGCCTCGTTCAGGATCCAGTCTGCCACCGTCTGGAAATACCCCGGGACGTAGCGCGTGTAGAGGCGCTCTCCGCCTTCAGTCGTGCGGAACAGGCGCATGCCGTGATCGGCGTCGGGATAGAGCACGATGTCGATGTCCTGGCCTTGTGATCGCCGCCGTTCGAGGATCGCCTGGGTGGAAGTCGACGGCGCTTCCGCGTCGGAGCCGGCGAGAAGCCACAGTACGGGAATATCGAGGGCATCGAGAGCCGGAGCCGGATCGTGGCCCCAGGGCGTCCCGCGGTCGACAAACGGCCAGGCAAGCCGGACGAGCCAGAGCGGGTAGCGCAGCAGGTCGCGCGAAAATTCGCCCTCGATCGCTTCGAACCAGGGTTCCCCGCCATGCTCGCGCTTGAGCCGGGCGAGTTCCCGCCCGCCTTCGCGAAATCGGGTCGCCATCAGACGGCCCGTGACCGCCGCCACCTCGCTTGCGGCCGCCACGTCTGCCTCTGAATAGCCCGCCTCCCGAAGCGCGTAGACGACTTCCAGCCGGTCCTCCTCGGCCGGGCCGACCGCCAAGCCGTAGGTTACGACGACGAAGTCCGGGTCGCTGCGCATCGCGGCCCGGGGCGCCACCCAGCCCCCCTGACTGGCACCGAAATAGCCAGCCGCCTCGATCCGGTTGCCCGCCAGGCGGCGCGCCTCGTCCAATGCGGCCGCCGCGTCGGCGGCGAGCAGGGCGAAATCCTGCGTGTACTCGCCCGTCGATGTACCCGTTCCGCGCTTGTCGTAGACGAGGACCGCGACACCCCGGGCCGGAAGCATGCGCTGCATGAAGTCGTAGTCGAGCGCAGAATAATCTCCCGAACCGTGCACCAGCACCGCCAGCGGGAACGGGCCCTCGCCCGGCGGCAGGACGAGCCGGCCGGCAAGCTCGACGCCGGCGCCGGCGAAACGCGTCTCCTCGATCACAAGTGACACCCGCGTGGCAGTCGGATGCCCGGCATCGAGACCCGACACCGTGATCGCCTCGCTCCCGCAGGCACCGAGGTCGAAACGGGCAGGGTGCGCATCCGCGGTCCAGCCCGCAACGCCCGCCCAGAGCCCATCTTCCGCCTGCGAGAGGCTGCCGGTCTCGCCATCCAGCGTGCGCCAGCGCAGGCCTCCGGCAGACAGGGGCGACAGGTCGATCAGCTGGTCCCCGGCGGCGTAGATACCCACATGGCACGCGGCCTCGCCCGGACCGGCTTCGGGCGTGCAGGCTGCGAGCAAGAGGACGAACAAGGATGCCAGGACAGGCATGCCCCCCCGTTCCCTGCGCATGCTCACGCCTCCTGCATCGCGGCCAGGCGCTCGGCCTGGTCGGCCGAGATCAGGGCGTCGATGACCTCGTCGAGCGCGGCCCCGGCGATGACGTCCTCGAGCTTGTAGAGCGTCAGGTTGATGCGGTGATCGGTGACGCGGCCCTGAGGGAAATTGTAGGTGCGGATGCGTTCGGAACGGTCGCCGGAGCCGACCTGTCCCTTGCGCTCGGCGGCGCGCGCAGCGGCCTTCTCGCTGCGCTCCTTCTCGTAGAGGCGCGCCTTGAGCACCTGCATGGCGCGCGCGCGGTTCTGGTGCTGGGACTTCTCGGCGCTGATCACCACGATGCCGGTCGGCAGGTGGGTCATGCGCACGGCGGACTCGGTCTTGTTGACGTGCTGGCCGCCCGCACCGGAGGCGCGCATCGTGTCGATGCGGATGTCCTCGTCGCGGATGTCGATATCGACCTCTTCGGGCTCGGGCAGCACCGCGACGGTCGCCGCCGAGGTGTGGATGCGCCCGCCGCTCTCGGTGACCGGCACGCGCTGGACCCGGTGCACGCCGGACTCGAACTTGAGCCTCCCGAACACGCCATTGCCCTTCACGTTGGCGATGACCTCCTTGAAGCCGCCGACCTCGGCCTCGCTGGCCGAGACGATCTCCACGCTCCAGCCGTGCTCGGCCGCGTAGCGCTCGTACATGCGGAACAGGTCGCCGGCGAACAGGGCCGCCTCGTCCCCGCCGGTGCCGGCGCGGATCTCCAGCATGACCGAGGCTGCGTCGTCCTTGTCCTTCGGGAGCAGGAGAAGCTGGAGCTCCTGCTCGAGACCCGGGATGCGCTCGCGAAGCTCCATGCGCTCCTCGCGGGCGAGCGCGACCATGTCGGGGTCCGAGCCGTCCTCCAGGATCTCCTCGGCCTCGGCGAGGCTCGTGCGCGCCTCTTTCAGCTCGCGCGCCTTGTCGGCCACCTTCTTGAGTTCGGCATGCTCCTTGGAGAGCCTGACGATCTCCTCGGGATCGCTGGCCGCGCCGAGGCGGGCTTCGACCTGGTCGAAGCGGTCGATGACCTGATCGAGCTTGGATTCTAGAACTTGCATGGCCGACAGATACGCATAAGCGGGCGAGACGGGAAGGGGCCCGTGTAGCGGCTCTTACGTCTGCTCGCGCTCCAGATGGGTGATGACGCCGGGATAGGTGAAGCGTTCGAACCCGTCCATGAGGTCCTCGATGCGATCGCTCTCCAGCAGCATCTTGCGGTGCTTGTCCTGCAGGAAGCCCTCCCCCGTCATGTTGTCGAGGAATTCCAGGAGGCCGTCGAAATAGCCGTTGACGTTCAGCACCCCGACCGGCTTCTCGTGGCGCCCCAGCTGGGCCCAGGTCCAGATCTCGAAGAGCTCCTCCATCGTGCCGATCCCGCCGGGCAGCGCCACGAAGGCGTCGCTGGCATCGGCCATGAGCTGCTTCCTCTCGTGCATGGAGGAGACGATCTTCAGGTCCTGCACCCCGCTATGGGCGACCTCGCGCTCGTGCAGGAAGTCGGGGATGATCCCCACGACATGGCCGCCGGCCCCGATCGCCGCATCGGCGACGAGGCCCATGAGCCCGACCCGCCCCCCGCCATAGACGAGGGTGTGGCCGTTCTCCCCGAGATAGGTGCCGACCCGGCGGGCCGCCTCGGCATAGAGCGGGTTGTTGCCGGCGTTGGAGCCGCAATAGACGCAAATCGACTGTTTCATGCCTTCAAGCCTAGCCCGGCTGGAATTCACAGGCCCAGCGCCGAGCGCACCTCCTCGTTCCAGCCGACATGGACCCTGCCTTCCGCCTCGACGACCGGACGCTTGATGAGCGCGGGATGGGCGAGCAGCAGGGCTTCCAGGCCGGTGCGCGAGCGCGTCATCGCCTGCTCGGTCTCGGTGAGCCCGCGCCAGGTCGTGGACCGGGTGTTGAGGACGCGCTCGGCGCCGACCGCATCGATCCAGACCGGGATCTTCTCGTCGAGCCGCTTCATCTCGCGCAGGTCGACGAAATCGACATCGTGGCCGGCATTGTCCAGCGCTTTGCCCGCCTTGCGGCAGGTGTCGCAGGTCTTCAGGCCGTAGAGCGTCATTGCGGTCATTCTTGCGGTCTTCCTCCTCTGCCTCACACGGCGAGCGCGGCGAGATCGCGCACCGCCATGACGATGAGCACCAGCGATGCGAGCGTGAACAGGGCGAAGCGCACGGGAATGAAGTTCACGAGGCCCTGCCACAGGCTG from Marinicauda algicola includes:
- a CDS encoding ArsC/Spx/MgsR family protein codes for the protein MTAMTLYGLKTCDTCRKAGKALDNAGHDVDFVDLREMKRLDEKIPVWIDAVGAERVLNTRSTTWRGLTETEQAMTRSRTGLEALLLAHPALIKRPVVEAEGRVHVGWNEEVRSALGL
- a CDS encoding TIGR00730 family Rossman fold protein; its protein translation is MKQSICVYCGSNAGNNPLYAEAARRVGTYLGENGHTLVYGGGRVGLMGLVADAAIGAGGHVVGIIPDFLHEREVAHSGVQDLKIVSSMHERKQLMADASDAFVALPGGIGTMEELFEIWTWAQLGRHEKPVGVLNVNGYFDGLLEFLDNMTGEGFLQDKHRKMLLESDRIEDLMDGFERFTYPGVITHLEREQT